gaactcgttcatgaaacaaccgagaagattgttcaaattcaagcaaggcccaagacggcccgtgatcgccagaagagctatgccgaccttaaacgtaaagatttcgaattccaaatgggtgaccgcgtaatgttgaaagtagcaccttggaaaggtgtaatccgttttggaaagcgtggaaagttaaatccgcgatacattggtccttttgaaatcttggagcgtattggacccgttgcttaccgtttggatcttccgacacaattgagctccgttcatcctacttttcacgtgtcgaatctgaagaaatgtcttactgaaccagaacttgtcatccctctcgatgagcttacgattgatgacaaactccacttcgtgaaagaacccgttgaaattatggaccgtgaggtcaagaccttgaaacgcaacaagattccgatcgtccaagTCCAATGGAATacaaaatgaggacctgagtttacttgggagcgagaggatcagatgatgcagaagtatcctcaccttttcccgactccaccacctacctcagcttaaattttgggacgaaattttctttaacaggtgggtaatgtaacgacccgaccttttCGACCTTTTCGACtttaaattttctttaacaggtgcgTACTAATTTAGAttttattctgggatcattaattatgttaattactttctttaatgccttacaacgtgtttttaagtacttagttgcttaacatgatccttgaatgcatttacgaccgttagtgtcacttattgtttaaagcgagctacgtacttggtacacgttaaacttttgtcataattggaatattatgactatgtaaacataatatttttttattcacgaccattacttggctttatggttccttaattatgcttagtgtttactaatgcttactagttaccttattggacttaacactttaatggacttccatggctcaacctactcaacttagtggactacttaatggattaattagcccatgtaatcataattagcccatgtaatcatAATTAGCCCATGTAAATAATGAGACAACTAACTTGCTTGCTTATGTACCAAGGCTTGcattatgtctcaaaccacccaacatgtcaacatctccatgtaccaccaccatggaccacaccatgccacacCACATAAGACAAAAATGGTTCCCCCTGCTCCCAAACCGTCGGCCACCACCCCACCCTCAccatcatttaatttttttttctttctttgttaaATACCCACACTTCATTCATTTGCTCaaacacacacttctctctactttctcactctaaagtTTTCTCTCTAAATTACTTGAAGAACTTTTAAGTTCttaatttctttttctttcttttcttactttaattcatgaatcatcatcatcatgaacaaagattcaagttttgtaacttgaatcttcattactcttgtaagattcaattttgttttgaagaatcttcaagaacgtgaaggattcatgctttttagctttgaatcttcataatcttgttagattTAAGTtactaacttaagatctctttaattgtgttaaaagatcaaaactcatgtttttgatcatcatgtaacttgtagatccaacagtttactttatggatcttcaagaaagtttgaaatacaagcttactagcttgatgtttctacaaaaatttagttaaagatccaagtttactaagttatgatcttctttaatttgttgtactttagttttgtgacttgtgttttcttgaaacaaaagatacaagcttactagcttgagatctcataagtgttgttaggaatccaagctctctagcttagggtttcatttttgtgtttgatctaagttgtgtaacttttGGTCTTCTACTTCGTTTAAACAAAAGTTCATTAGCTTGTGTTCatattactttacaagatctaaatttcataacttatggttgtgtaaaagttgaaattctaagtgttatgacttagggtttcaccaagaacatgagatctagactttgtagtctaaggtctttaatatttagctaagatctaagttctatagcttaaggtcttgcttatttagtttgattcaaagtttatagcttaatagaaattgtacttgtgttaaaactaagaaattgatgtaactttggttcatcaccttgctcaaactctcacatgagttgtgttttatttTTTAGTCTTAAATTTATGTGtttatggttaaaccttggttaaagtgatgctaaaatatcaagagttgtacacttgaagcttacacgcatcaaggatgagaaccgtgatgagcatcaaacaccaagaatcccaccggagcacttgttttctgtttttcaagGTCTGATTAGGCCCCTAAACTTCTGGAAAAGTGGATTTCCAGATATtttggttcgattagatgacttttcgtttaagactcgtcttaatctgatatacggcttaggatttatagccttccgaaagtcactacgcccttgtaacgacgtgctgaacattctgacctactcgcgcttggacCGTCGCCACGGCCaaatgacatcgagttaggatctgaaaataggATAGCAGTAaaaggactcacatatggagccttggccactgaccgtgCATTATTTCAGtttatatagaggtcgtagcagctgaacgaattcagcccttgtttcgatctctattcttgattgaaaacttactttactttttacgtacgacgatgatgatgatgatacttaagacttaatttatttatttataatccttttgggacgatttactgatttagtaacctttgacttaggttgacgacctttcggaccaacttactcgCTTACTTATTCGTACCGATTTTACTACACTATCACTgtaagttatagctccctttttacttcaactatttttgggactgagaatacatgcgctttttatgttttacttactaggcatgagtacttaaactatatatatgtgtgggtgatataacggcataaaatttccccttagctcggtaacgtttagtcattggtttttgaaccggtgaacgcgaatcttagatatggatccatagggtttgacatccccactcgggctagtcgcgctagcatttaacgggtgtttaatacttcgtaaacttacgcactcgccaaatgtacttttagggggtgatatttacgttaagttagttatcaagtgcccacggttaagcatatacttttcatacagttttgaatacgaaatctcgtagcctacatttcattattgttacaatcaaactatagctcaccaacattcgtgttgactcttaagcatgttatttctcaggtgcttagacgtatgttgcttccgctgtactagactctcggtgttagatttccgctgcttatttagagatgtcttaaacatggaactttttactttgcattcaaaacttatgttacatttgaacaatagctttgtaatgaccttcgtgtcacgtacttgtgttaacgcttcctattcgtagaagcatgctatcttttgtaaaacgctatcttttatgaatacaaacttgttttaaaacagcatatagtgttataaCCTTgtgatggacctgttgttgatgatccatacacgtaaattttgtacggggcatcacaacttcAGTCCAAGTTGGCAACCATAATCGTACACTCCGTCTGAGTTTAGAGAGTTGAGAGAACAAGAGCCTCCTGTGGTATCTTTGGATTTAGCATTGCCAACAGATCCATTCGAGTGCCTGGAATTACCATTAGAATGACTTTTTTCTTTGGACCCAGTATTCTGTAGATTCTTATCACTTTCGGATCTTAATTCGCACGAAGTACATCGAGATCGAAGATTGCCTTGATTGTTTCTTGCGCTATTTTTGAGATTCATCATACGGGAGGACGTTTTCCATCTTCGAATATgtgaccaacaacaatcttttttgATTGAACCTACCTCTCGTACGTTAACTTTTAGAGTATTCGATTGGGTAGCAGTTTTCCTTCTCACGGTTTTGGGCGTTTGATTGGTGTTATTGGGTCTGTTTGAAGGTCCAATGTTTTTAGGAGAGATGGGACAGCCCATAGAGACATCCTGGAGCCCACACGTTCCTTCTTTATTGTTACATTGGCCCAGATCCTTCTTCACTTCATCTTGGGGCCTGGTACATTTGAATAGCTATTGACCTCTTGGACATTTAATATATTATTGGGCTTCAGATGGCCCAATGGGCTGGGAGGACTTAATTCATTAACTTCAATGGTTTCATCCACATGCTCCTCTAAATCCTCATCGGTATTCGTTATCTCAATACGTTCCTTTTGTTCACAGGTGTAGTTAATATGTAGGGTTTTGTTCTCATCATTATCTGTAGGTTTATGGTTATTGGAAATAGACTTGGGGTTTTTGGAAGTTGCACAATCTGGGTCTTTTGTGTTCTCAATATCATTAGTTTTCTCGTACTTTGCATCTTTTGCCCAACACCCTGACTCTTCATCTCCATGCGTATTGTTTGACTGATTCCAGAAAGGACTACTGGATTTTTGACTGAGATCTTCGTCGTTATTGTTTCCTTCTTCAAGAATATCATTAAGGAAGTTCccttcatctttttcttcctcatctgATACCTCAAATGTATCATCTACGAATTCGTCATCGGTGTTGTTGTCTATCAGATCAATAAATTAGGACTTATCTGTTGACCCAAACTCCACCCGAATCTCCCTGTTCGAATCCTCTTTTATACTAACATAACAAAGTTCATCTCCATCTTTTAATTTAACATTCCCATCGTAACTTACTGTCTTGCATCTAGAGTGAATAAGGACACTTGGTAAGATTTTGGTTCGCTTCTTCTATCTCATAGTTTTCCATATCTAAGATTCTTCCCCACCAACCAGCTATTTTTCGCAATGTGTTTTCGTTCCAGCGTGTGACCGGAACACCAACAATATCAACCCAAAACAGTTTCCCGGATGATCGGAACGGACTTCCATCGAGAATTTTGACAAGGTTACACCATTTGAAAATAGCATGTCCTTTATTTGAAATAATGTTGTTGGCAGCATCAATGGAATTACAAACTATAAGCATATCCATTCCACCCAGGTACTTTAAAGAGAAGTTGGACAAACCCTCGGCTTTGCACAAATCTTCGAATTGAAAGAAGAGGTCAAGAGTTTTTAACTCACAGATTATTGATCTTCCGAAAATGGATGTGTTCCTTTCTTTCACTGTGATGAGTCTCTCATCTGTGTAGATATTTGTTGACTTAACTTCAACTCCCTTAGTTTCTTTTTTCTCTACTAACTTCTCCCTTAGATCTTCTACACCTCTTTGTTTAGTTAATTTTTCCCTTAAATCGACATTAGGGTATCTCACGTTCAGTGTCGGAAGCAGGATTTTTCTTCATCGGGGgcgaaaattttttttaaaaccgtagcaatttttttggcaaaatacggagtttttgggacaaaaattggaggtttttaggcaaaatattgaggtttttggataaaatttgaaggtttgtgggtaaaatttagagaattgtggacaaaatttgaaggttttgaggcaaaatatataggttttggggcaaatGACTTTTGGGTTTGGGGCAAATGACTTTTGGATTGggggcaaaataaaaaaaatccaattttttacactaaaatttcAAAATCGACTAGGGGCGGGCGCCCCCTGCCCCCGCCCCCCCTAAATTCGCCCCTGCTCACGTTTGAATTTCTTGCTACATCACAGAATCTTCTATCGTCCCTGTAGGCACTATTAACAGACGCCTGGTTCATCTTGTTTTTTTTCTGATTGTTGATCGTAGTTGTTATTGATACCCGACCCATCTCGATCTCTTGCTTTGAAGATTTTGATTGTGGAACCTTCAAACTTGATCTTTTCCAACGATTGTAACATACTGTCCGCACCAGTAACATGACCGTATCTTACAAAGTCAAAGCGACAGCCGTTCCTTAATCTTTTTCCGGCTACATACACATCCCTGAGTTCTCCATATGCTTTGAATGACTTCTATAAATTTGTGATTCCCCAATTCTCCGGGAAGTTGAAAAACATGAACGAGGTTAGTTAGATTCCGAATAGTCTCACGAATCGATCTTGAAGTTTCCCGTTGTACCGGTTTCGCTCCGCCGTTGCTCCGTCATTGTTTCATTCAGTACTTctaacaaaaatttattttaatttttcaaaagttttctTTTCCATTTTAATGGTTTATATACTACTACGAATTAGTTCATAACGCGCAATATTGTAGATTTTGATACTATTAATTTAGAGATACTTAacaaataattaatatatagtaataactaaccctcgcttcgcgccggtggttcggttttcaatgtattttattgcgtttagtttgtaaaattatttcgtggctaacgatgatgtcgttgaagcgcaactcgagtcgaactaaaaggtataatccacgaaagatttaaatgttattttaaattaacaatatatgtgcatctccgcgtttcgctatgaaattgtcgacttttaaaaatttaacgcaaaatcaacgtgtatgaaaagtacgtcaaatatttagcgtttttttaaaaagcgtccgttttgcgtatagttagtgacattgtgttcctaaaattatttcgagtttaacgatggtgtcgaaaaaatttaactcgaagatatggcccgttgaatatttgggtggagtttatttaagagtttttatgaaaataagtatttgacactttaccccctggttGGGGGatcgattttaatatttgaacaaagtGTGAGGACTTTTTTTTGGGAAAAAAAAGGTGAAAAAAATGAGAGAACGAAAACGCCCTTgattactattcatcattttttgtctattagatagtatataaatataaataaatattgaaAGTATAGGTAAGTAGTCATTCATCAATGTATTCTTAAATTTAACAAAAGAATATGATCAAAGAATATAATTGATTCGAAGTGTATTTGAAAGATAATATATTTATTGTTTAAAACAGTATAATATGGATTGAAATATGTGAATAGACgtttaattgttattgttatagatgtcaaaataattgataaataaataaaaaaaaaatgaaattatgAGTGTCAAATAATGTCGATGCAATCTCGAATAAAAAACAGTTGAGAATAAAAGAGATTTTTTGTTCTGAAAATAGCAACCTAAAGCTTATCAACAAAGCATGAAACAAAAACTTGGTAGATTATAGCCAAAGAGCAACTTGAATCTATGTAGATGGCAAAATGACTCGTACCCGATGGAAAAATCCGAAACCCATTATAATTGAGTCGGGTCTGACCCGAGTCCAtcgggtcatgggccgggtatggggatggttacaaaaaatttccgggttcgggttcgggtatgaTTTTGGATACAAACTCATTTACTcgacccgtatacccgacccgcatacccgtatacctagcccgaggaattttaataataatttttatctaaaattttagtattagtattatattgttaatgtatgaaagatttttcttatttgttttgaaaacgagtataattttattcaatataatcctatacaacaagttttcgagatgtgatattttatatactttgtgtatttgagtatttaaaaaacttttcaatcaactttttgtatgtaatattttataatactttaaacatgaagtagttaagttatttttcgatattttaatttggtaacttattgaaaaataaatacagaatgactaatcgggtatacccgtgGGAAAATtcgaaacccgatagtatgtaagtaaatggggacccgacgggtttcgggccgggtttggggcggggtttcttaatcggattcgggtccgggattacctaaacccgacccaaacccgacccgatgacATCCCTAAATCCATGACACAACAAAAACAACTCAAGTAGAAAAAGAGTTACACGGTAGACATCTTAAAAAGTATCACTAACTTCGTTATTTTAAGATGTTTAACTTATAATAGATGTTACACAAACGTCATACATGAATATACACAACTTAAAACAATATAAAGACAAGTCAAGAACAAGTTCACATCATACTATTACATCACCACAACTACTAGCTACACACTTAAACATAATGTCATCGATTTTAAAGGCTTATCGTCTTACTTCGCATACTTACACCCCCGCGGCTTCCTATATATTCGGCACGCTAGCTACCTCTACTCAACACTCGAAACAGATAAGATCGATTGAAGATGAAAGGCGTGGTGATAGTTGTGGTTACAACACTAGCAATGGTCGGGTTCATGGTGCACCCAAGTGAATCAATAACTTGTCTTGATGTTGAGGGGTTTCTTGCACCATGCTTACCCTGCCTTAGGCAAGGTGGAGAGCCACCACAAGAATGTTGTAACGGGTTGAAGGGGCTTGAAGCCTCATGTAGGACTAAATCTGATAGGCAAATTGCTTGCAATTGTTGTAAAACTGCTGCGATTACTTTTCAAATTAGGGAACAGTTCGCTGAGGTCCTCCCTGATAAATGTGGAGTTCATATTTCCATACCAATTAGTCCTACGGTTGACTGTTCCAGGTACATGGCTAAGACGCTGAATAGCATTTAACATGTTTGTTTGTAACCTTTAAATTAAAGATAAATTGTGCTCAATGAAACAAAAGCTGTGCTGAACTATTGAgaattgaaattatatatatatatatatatatatatatatatatatatatatatatatatatatatatatatatatatatatatatatatatatatatatttatatatatatattaaccacTAAATCTTATAATAACCTCCTTAAATTATATCCGGAaatcaaatattaattaatttatttatactCGGAAAGGTTAATACGATAATTTATATCCTAATTAAAAACGATGTTCAATCAGAACCTTTGAATCAGATATATTATGGATCATTCAACGTTTAACTATTATCTGATGCTTAATTGTTGATTTAGTTATGCTAATGATTTATAACTTTTATTGTTATTTTGTTGGTGCAGTGTTTCCTTCTAGGGAGATGATATTTCcaacatccaatttacttgttccatCAAAATTTACTAAAAAGCCCTTAATGATAAGTTTACAAAAATTATTTAAAGTTTTTTGTTAAATTATATGTAGGGATATTTTGGGAACAAaccataattcaatggtggaacaAGTAAAATGGAGTGTAGATATATCATCTCCCTTCCTTCTATGAACAGAATTACTACAAATTGCATGGCAGTTGGATACTACCTGGTCTCGTTGAATAAACATGAGTTATTTTGTTGACTATAGTACTTACAAAAAATAATTAAGACAATCTTGTAGTTTCAAAAATATTTAATAATGTACCAAGTTTTTAGAAATGGATCGACTTGCCTTACAATCTACAATTCTACATGATATTTATTTATTCTTTTTTCTTTTCTACATGAACATGATATTTATCGACGAACATATTTCACTTCAAATAtctaaaaaaatattttaaatacaTGTTTTACTTCAAAATTACAAACCTAACCGAAATCGAATCTATATTcaatttgaaatatattttaaatacatgTTTTACTTCAAAATTACAAAGCTAACCGAAACTGAATCTATATTCAATTCCGTTTTGTTTAAAACCAATATAAC
This genomic window from Rutidosis leptorrhynchoides isolate AG116_Rl617_1_P2 chromosome 2, CSIRO_AGI_Rlap_v1, whole genome shotgun sequence contains:
- the LOC139888894 gene encoding non-specific lipid-transfer protein AP10-like, with protein sequence MVGFMVHPSESITCLDVEGFLAPCLPCLRQGGEPPQECCNGLKGLEASCRTKSDRQIACNCCKTAAITFQIREQFAEVLPDKCGVHISIPISPTVDCSRDILGTNHNSMVEQVKWSVDISSPFLL